A window of Streptomyces sp. Je 1-332 genomic DNA:
TGAAATTCAGCGAGGAGCGAACCGCGTGACCGCCGAGACGTCCGTGCCGTCCACAGCATTGCTGACCGGAGCAGACCGGGACGGTTCCAACTACACCGCGCGGCACCTGCTCGTCCTGGAGGGGCTCGAAGCCGTTCGTAAGCGTCCGGGCATGTACATCGGGTCGACGGACAGCCGTGGCCTGCTGCACTGCCTCTGGGAGATCATCGACAACTCCGTCGATGAGGCCCTGGGCGGCTACTGCGACCACATCGAAGTCATCCTCCACGACGACGCCTCCGTAGAGGTCCGGGACAACGGCCGAGGCATCCCGGTGGATGTCGAGCCCAAGACCGGCCTCTCCGGAGTCGAGGTCGTCATGACGAAGCTCCACGCGGGCGGAAAGTTCGGCGGTGGCGCCTACGCCGCCTCCGGCGGTCTGCACGGTGTGGGTGCCTCCGTGGTGAACGCCCTGTCCGCGCGCCTCGACGTGGAGGTGGACCTCCACGGGCACACCCATGCGATCAGCTTCCGTCGTGGCGTCCCCGGGGCCTTCGCCAAGCCAGGCCCCGACGCCGACTTCGACTCGTCGGCCAAGCTGCGCAAGGCCAAGAAGATCCCCAAGACGCGCACCGGCACGCGCGTGCGCTACTGGGCCGACCGCCAGATCTTCCTCAAGGACGCCAAGCTCAATCTGGAGACGCTGCACCAGCGTGCCCGCCAGACCGCGTTCCTGGTGCCGGGCCTGACCATCGTCGTGCGGGACGAGTACGGCCTCGGCGAGGGCGGTACCAAGGGCGAGGAGTCCTTCCGCTTCGACGGCGGCATCAGCGAGTTCTGCGAGTACCTGGCCCAGGACAAGGCCGTCTGTGACGTCCTCCGCTTCACTGGGCAGGGCACCTTCAAGGAGACCGTCCCGGTTCTCGACGACCACGGGCAGATGACTCCCACCGAGGTCACCCGTGAACTCGCCGTGGACGTCGCGCTGCGCTGGGGCACGGGCTACGACACGACGATGAGGTCCTTCGTCAACATCATCGCCACCCCCAAGGGCGGCACCCACATGACGGGCTTCGAGCGCTCGCTCACCAAGACGATGAACGAGGTGCTGCGCAGCCAGAAGGTGCTGCGCGTCGCCGAGGACGACATCGTCAAGGACGACGCCCTGGAGGGCCTCACAGCGGTCGTCACGGTCCGTCTCGCCGAGCCTCAGTTCGAGGGCCAGACCAAGGAGGTGCTCGGCACCTCGGCGGCCAACCGCATCGTGGCCAACGTCATCGCCAAGGAGCTCAAGGCGTTCCTGACGTCCACCAAGCGTGACGCCAAGGCGCAGGCGCGCGCCGTGATGGAGAAGGCCGTCGCCGCGGCCCGCACGCGCATCGCGGCCCGGCAGCACAAGGACGCCCAGCGCCGGAAGACGGCCCTGGAGTCCTCATCGCTGCCCGCGAAGCTCGCTGACTGCCGCAGTGACGACGTGGATCGCAGCGAGCTCTTCATCGTCGAGGGAGACTCGGCGCTCGGCACCGCCAAGCTGGCACGGAACTCCGAGTTCCAGGCACTCCTGCCGATCCGCGGCAAGATTCTCAACGTTCAGAAGGCGTCCGTGTCGGACATGCTGAAGAACGCCGAGTGCGGAGCGATCATCCAGGTCATAGGGGCAGGGTCGGGCCGGACCTTCGACATCGACGCGGCGCGCTACGGGAAGATCATTCTTCTCGTCGACGCCGATGTCGACGGCGCGCACATCCGGATTCTGCTGCTCACGCTCTTCCAGCGGTACATGCGCCCGATGGTGGAGGCGGGCCGGGTCTTCGCGGCCGTGCCGCCGCTGCACCGGATCGAGCTGGTGCAGCCGAAGAAGGGCCAGGACAAGTACGTCTACACGTACTCGGACAACGAGCTGCGCGA
This region includes:
- a CDS encoding DNA topoisomerase IV subunit B; its protein translation is MTAETSVPSTALLTGADRDGSNYTARHLLVLEGLEAVRKRPGMYIGSTDSRGLLHCLWEIIDNSVDEALGGYCDHIEVILHDDASVEVRDNGRGIPVDVEPKTGLSGVEVVMTKLHAGGKFGGGAYAASGGLHGVGASVVNALSARLDVEVDLHGHTHAISFRRGVPGAFAKPGPDADFDSSAKLRKAKKIPKTRTGTRVRYWADRQIFLKDAKLNLETLHQRARQTAFLVPGLTIVVRDEYGLGEGGTKGEESFRFDGGISEFCEYLAQDKAVCDVLRFTGQGTFKETVPVLDDHGQMTPTEVTRELAVDVALRWGTGYDTTMRSFVNIIATPKGGTHMTGFERSLTKTMNEVLRSQKVLRVAEDDIVKDDALEGLTAVVTVRLAEPQFEGQTKEVLGTSAANRIVANVIAKELKAFLTSTKRDAKAQARAVMEKAVAAARTRIAARQHKDAQRRKTALESSSLPAKLADCRSDDVDRSELFIVEGDSALGTAKLARNSEFQALLPIRGKILNVQKASVSDMLKNAECGAIIQVIGAGSGRTFDIDAARYGKIILLVDADVDGAHIRILLLTLFQRYMRPMVEAGRVFAAVPPLHRIELVQPKKGQDKYVYTYSDNELRETLLEYQRKGIRFKDSIQRYKGLGEMDADQLAETTMDPRYRTLRRVNIGDLEAAEQVFDLLMGNDVAPRKEFITSSAATLDRSRIDA